From Oceanococcus atlanticus, a single genomic window includes:
- a CDS encoding PKD domain-containing protein, producing the protein MKPQAWAAGLLGVVVFGVSTAQSPLFEGGNPEAWIFEAENPGLTSIDTGQWLDTFEASGISLIGKQQALINNLADSRPPMQAQQPAVSLAGLSQASNSQQNPQNNQVLRIWPDSGAYDRTIRLEVGVVAELLTTQATLTLNVQLDAQPFRSVVLCGTQSPPGCVSAQAVRDGYRGLIDHVIEPGAHTVSVELRNAANQQLAAASKLYQLDVADSKGRLRDSDGDGIPDLIERELGLDPLSGDRDVDRDGDGWTDFDEWLRGADADQRNDPNWVPVDTDGDGWSDWDEDLRGTRADDPDPQLKPRAGENTQTDADAGVLQSESYLRRAQRFREFPLARRLYEVEYISDAAALTPRPGFTGEWQAASAQTLGGHKAWRQADLVDEALLNESVLTGNDLAASRLASQAAQALAGGRFPAARMPASEGLMLDVALRQADDTLLMHKQYLPAVVDADLPRFLASDPQWTDGETFRKAYISWLEANLIQSWSGPLNWDGTRTALALELILSDEARLNAAAAPVVFNDRVDPVARLWLAKFLKTLDRIGPPGGLNALVARLDSVLSAAGILRDVAVFIDEQLAVDRMPAAVLSDVYMAERFVSSFALQDEDCFVSAELLELIQQSSSAWQQFSSRCPMYATEVDALVVADQDRARRYALRGLLLLEAADLANDQSLLHPDADSDNDGRLNDQEVRGVVLGQTSQPDRMDSDDDGNPDASDLCPRDLTDACLGLPSEPMLLSDLEPLAEEGDGALAVIALHLDRAVSFEVTGAYSAQSIDDDSATPDVDYRTLNGSFRIAPGQQVAVITIPVILDDQDEGIETFSLLLRDIVGARSTIVDDRIVVSIADPDLDGPPADPPSAVASAPVAVDENTQVTLDGQASVDPLAQGLSYQWTQLSGPSISLNQADTALASFVAPAVGAEQTVVVRLTVTDAQSRSASDSVSIAVRPVDDPPEVLGTAQFVVSRGSSLGVQAPALFAYVNDPEGAVLSLDQFLGRPAGGVFVPRADGFDFTPYQGEQKLTQDTTRQLQRAGQQHAVWLETVAGETALQVYSAQTQSVRTQWQSSELQDILAAAEIPVAYSLSSSLAGLPTWALEWVSNGERFELGELGVYSTQEVVINPELGDLYFCDTRSSPVWSRVDAETGQIQASTASCTGTSLGYTSANRQGEFCFAEESRLYCARGSDVRFVTDFYNLSTSFLAAYQFYGRHDELLVPVPASAGGYDLYRIDANDQISLLATVDGSPVVAPHSNGSLIIGVPEGDRVKLYYWTGGPMVPITPAFAESVSRNSLGALIENEGQVYWQIGMPSNTFEVFAIDLFGAVVSEGTVDPVTLYTGQVVTGRPPWRIEVDDHGVLVQTPSGNPPNCNVVRIDPQTHNSGILLGSMRCDPAYVQLTDGLVYVRQDGAPDYHRPVYRYDGEPVKGVTSFAARIADPGGQSADLPIEITIEDAP; encoded by the coding sequence ATGAAACCGCAAGCATGGGCTGCGGGCCTGCTCGGTGTTGTCGTGTTCGGGGTCAGCACCGCACAGTCCCCGCTGTTCGAAGGGGGTAATCCGGAGGCGTGGATTTTCGAAGCCGAGAACCCCGGGCTTACGTCCATCGACACGGGCCAATGGCTGGACACGTTTGAGGCCAGCGGCATCAGCCTGATCGGCAAACAGCAAGCTCTGATCAACAATCTGGCCGACAGCCGGCCACCCATGCAAGCGCAACAACCGGCGGTGTCGCTGGCGGGTTTGAGTCAGGCCAGCAACAGCCAGCAAAATCCGCAGAACAACCAGGTTTTGCGCATCTGGCCAGACAGCGGTGCTTACGATCGCACCATCCGCCTCGAAGTTGGTGTTGTGGCGGAGTTGCTGACCACGCAAGCCACTCTCACGCTGAATGTGCAGCTGGATGCCCAGCCGTTTCGCAGCGTGGTCTTGTGCGGCACGCAGAGTCCGCCGGGATGTGTATCTGCACAAGCCGTGCGCGATGGGTACCGCGGGCTGATTGATCATGTGATTGAGCCTGGCGCTCACACGGTCTCGGTGGAGCTGCGCAACGCGGCCAATCAGCAGTTGGCCGCAGCGAGCAAGCTGTATCAGCTGGATGTGGCCGATAGCAAAGGGCGCTTGCGTGACAGCGACGGCGATGGCATTCCGGATCTGATCGAACGCGAACTCGGGCTCGACCCGCTCAGCGGCGACCGTGATGTTGACCGCGATGGTGACGGCTGGACGGATTTCGACGAATGGCTGCGCGGTGCCGATGCCGACCAGCGCAATGACCCGAACTGGGTGCCGGTCGATACTGATGGCGACGGCTGGTCGGATTGGGATGAAGATCTGCGCGGCACACGCGCCGACGATCCCGATCCGCAACTTAAGCCGCGCGCTGGCGAGAACACTCAGACTGATGCGGATGCCGGCGTGCTTCAAAGCGAAAGCTATCTGCGTCGCGCCCAGCGTTTCCGTGAGTTCCCCCTGGCCCGACGCTTGTATGAGGTCGAGTACATCAGCGACGCGGCCGCACTCACGCCGCGGCCCGGATTCACCGGCGAGTGGCAAGCCGCTAGCGCCCAGACGCTGGGTGGCCACAAAGCCTGGCGTCAGGCGGATTTGGTCGATGAGGCTTTGCTCAACGAATCCGTGTTGACCGGCAATGATCTGGCCGCGTCCCGCCTGGCCTCGCAGGCCGCTCAGGCACTGGCGGGGGGGCGTTTCCCGGCTGCGCGCATGCCCGCTTCGGAAGGTCTGATGCTGGATGTGGCGCTGCGTCAGGCCGATGACACGCTGCTGATGCACAAACAGTATCTGCCGGCAGTGGTGGATGCCGACCTGCCGCGTTTCCTAGCAAGCGATCCGCAGTGGACGGATGGCGAGACTTTCCGCAAAGCCTATATCAGCTGGCTGGAAGCCAATCTGATTCAGTCCTGGAGCGGTCCGCTCAACTGGGACGGCACGCGCACGGCCTTGGCCCTGGAATTGATTCTGTCCGACGAGGCCCGCCTCAATGCCGCGGCAGCGCCGGTCGTGTTCAACGATCGTGTTGATCCGGTGGCCCGTTTGTGGCTCGCAAAGTTCCTCAAAACGCTGGATCGTATCGGCCCGCCAGGAGGGCTCAACGCCTTGGTTGCACGGCTGGACAGCGTGCTGTCCGCCGCCGGCATCTTGCGCGATGTGGCGGTATTTATTGACGAGCAACTTGCCGTCGATCGGATGCCGGCTGCTGTGCTCAGTGATGTGTACATGGCGGAACGCTTTGTCAGCAGTTTCGCGCTGCAGGACGAGGATTGTTTCGTTTCAGCCGAATTGCTCGAGCTGATCCAGCAAAGTTCGTCGGCGTGGCAACAGTTCAGCAGTCGTTGCCCAATGTATGCCACCGAGGTCGATGCGTTGGTCGTGGCCGATCAGGACCGCGCGCGGCGCTATGCGTTGCGTGGTCTGTTGCTGCTTGAGGCGGCGGATTTGGCCAATGACCAAAGCTTGCTGCACCCGGATGCAGACAGCGACAACGATGGGCGGCTCAATGATCAGGAAGTACGCGGCGTTGTGCTGGGTCAGACCAGCCAGCCGGATCGCATGGACAGCGATGACGATGGCAATCCGGACGCCAGTGACTTGTGCCCACGTGATCTGACCGATGCCTGCCTGGGCTTGCCGTCCGAACCGATGCTGCTGTCCGATCTGGAACCTTTGGCCGAGGAGGGCGATGGTGCGCTGGCCGTGATCGCCCTGCATCTGGATCGTGCGGTCAGCTTCGAGGTCACCGGGGCGTACAGTGCACAGTCGATTGATGATGACAGCGCCACGCCTGATGTGGACTACCGCACGCTCAACGGCAGCTTCCGCATTGCCCCGGGGCAGCAGGTTGCGGTGATCACGATTCCGGTGATCCTGGATGATCAGGACGAGGGCATTGAAACCTTCTCGCTGCTGTTGCGTGACATCGTAGGCGCACGCAGCACCATTGTTGATGACCGCATTGTCGTCAGCATTGCCGACCCGGACCTGGATGGCCCGCCGGCCGATCCGCCCAGCGCTGTCGCAAGCGCGCCTGTGGCAGTGGATGAAAACACCCAGGTCACCCTGGACGGTCAGGCCAGTGTGGATCCGCTGGCTCAGGGCTTGAGCTATCAGTGGACCCAGCTGTCCGGACCGAGCATCAGCCTTAACCAGGCCGACACGGCTTTGGCCAGCTTCGTGGCACCCGCGGTGGGCGCAGAGCAAACCGTGGTTGTTCGGTTGACGGTTACAGACGCGCAGAGCCGCAGCGCCAGTGACAGCGTAAGCATCGCGGTGCGGCCGGTAGACGATCCGCCAGAGGTCCTGGGTACGGCACAGTTCGTGGTATCGCGAGGCAGCAGTCTGGGTGTCCAGGCGCCGGCACTGTTCGCTTACGTCAACGACCCGGAAGGCGCTGTGCTGAGTCTGGATCAGTTCCTGGGGCGGCCCGCCGGCGGTGTCTTTGTGCCGCGTGCGGATGGATTTGATTTCACGCCGTATCAGGGTGAGCAAAAGCTGACGCAGGACACCACAAGACAGTTGCAGCGTGCGGGCCAACAACACGCCGTGTGGCTGGAAACGGTTGCAGGCGAAACCGCGTTGCAGGTGTATTCGGCACAGACCCAGTCCGTGCGGACGCAGTGGCAGTCGTCTGAATTGCAGGACATCTTGGCGGCAGCGGAGATACCCGTGGCTTACAGCCTGTCCAGCAGCCTTGCGGGTTTGCCGACCTGGGCGCTGGAGTGGGTGTCCAACGGCGAGCGCTTCGAGTTGGGTGAACTCGGTGTGTATTCCACTCAGGAGGTGGTGATCAACCCGGAACTCGGCGACCTGTATTTCTGCGATACCCGCAGCAGCCCGGTTTGGAGTCGGGTGGATGCGGAAACGGGGCAGATTCAGGCCAGCACAGCGTCGTGCACAGGCACAAGTCTGGGCTATACCAGCGCCAATCGTCAGGGCGAGTTCTGTTTCGCTGAGGAATCCCGTCTGTACTGCGCACGCGGCAGTGATGTGCGTTTTGTGACCGACTTTTACAACCTGAGCACATCGTTCCTGGCGGCTTATCAGTTCTACGGGCGTCATGACGAGCTGTTGGTGCCCGTTCCCGCCAGCGCTGGCGGCTACGACTTGTATCGTATCGATGCGAATGACCAGATTTCACTGCTTGCTACGGTTGACGGTAGCCCGGTGGTCGCACCGCACAGCAATGGCAGTCTGATCATTGGGGTGCCTGAGGGGGATCGCGTGAAGCTGTATTACTGGACGGGTGGGCCCATGGTGCCGATCACGCCAGCTTTCGCAGAATCGGTGTCGCGGAACTCGCTGGGTGCGCTGATCGAAAACGAAGGGCAGGTCTACTGGCAAATCGGCATGCCCAGCAACACCTTTGAGGTCTTTGCCATAGACCTGTTTGGCGCGGTGGTTTCTGAAGGGACAGTTGATCCTGTCACTCTGTACACCGGGCAGGTCGTGACGGGACGCCCGCCGTGGCGGATTGAGGTCGATGACCACGGTGTGCTGGTGCAGACGCCGTCTGGCAATCCGCCCAATTGCAACGTGGTGCGTATCGATCCGCAGACCCACAATTCCGGGATATTGCTTGGTTCCATGCGCTGTGATCCTGCGTATGTGCAACTGACGGATGGTTTGGTCTATGTGCGGCAGGACGGCGCACCCGACTATCACCGCCCGGTCTACCGCTACGACGGTGAGCCTGTTAAGGGTGTGACCTCGTTCGCGGCCCGAATAGCGGACCCCGGCGGACAAAGCGCGGACCTTCCGATTGAAATCACCATTGAGGACGCGCCATGA
- a CDS encoding Calx-beta domain-containing protein produces the protein MNARQLNQQGGGVRQLPVSVNNQGGYQMQAPVGALIELEATGQFVDELSGETITLETPLYTLFRVAGPQTENINILTHIMRGMALKPPPGFSGGAGALSQRLPLVENKLRNGLGFAAGVDLNTLDFSKIKDDADLSDPHLSLLLLSAALMNEQRLSGRMPVAWEVINKQLGQGKIDIVDLFDLFNGWDARELERLIRLAGQIVLPNLQIPDDMVWVCNLICSWQPQPGISIAGTSAFESYGELVMVVRRSGDFSDERQINLHATSGSALDGIDFVGGSRVVTLPANVRDVRVFIPLLIDDVSEGGEQFQVQIDGDESINNASASAGITDQEPPGLRRDDSTSVDLARACFVSAGAAAELRDEPCQNPVNALEGLVGDDAELALRLAIVLQTSCNSGGNRCAARMRDWPVELTLYVVDAQQSVQAQAAMGTYAYFGADVLHLDDPLSDAPQILVSLAGQALQDLLDVARASPGYRLRLQVDGAFVDAPIVAELPLLIPLEDEVQFGDLRLPLLPGNIVLDDAPGALCPSGDVLLDGRYLTYQPGFDDATLRALGSDPQAADAPYVLDGQICVSLTPNAGRSAITATDADIDLAESLWPLPDGHGTELPQLPGVLLPMLYVGNTATPLTLMTEWLPFGMRIDGGRLTENGAQLSVNGLRFLQHRAMSSQDPRHDLSLLASNDVLYRSSVSSSLKLTPQGLDGTLSFAGGNGRISVPAGQISWDAFSVYLRETRFYEWESPVVTYRFDQSADCRDAGCLAGTALPYEVRGQLIRDDKGFAVGDVLVQATQQPAFGRKGEGRFAFARPDDLMTGDRATLALAGYRFDAQSDVVSALNAHLNFGGNGLEIHPVGSEAYRLGNYAPIGLSVGPQIYSDATGVPQLGGGRSLAGKALRVDSGGDISNLSASVATKYVLRPGGFTGVFNANLGGAGQTLRLSGYDMAMSRFAIRAVDNQIDETTWLDGGFDLAGDAQISDILFAGLQIDCAANLGQGRLVFELCDQSDDNGNGVVDENCPTALGSWQMPSVIGSLKFTDASGDVAAQCGDDPLFATLSQSVHALALDRPIAMQIGWSPDGYVRFQQSRGLGEFALDATQDKAGFATQVSKARLNCVDGNANDRLLSCTDFAGGQEAAFAWMDGEALVGLPFWNAVEADYRLFNSVNFGLSLDGYVAAPSALLPRGELDGQNLARNNQALMAGLADNSALQFDVSYSWGNTGFGFRLPAYFAPMGLDGRELSSFIGVRKSIDLLVLEAGAGINFIESDRTKFSFGASADIQALQELQIQMDLGNPDSLAKVDALLIKSRVVKGPVLEPLFSDIQDKLNVVNRFAGRGLDTLIEEGLTRSLEEGGEAIGALSPYREDPLVTLSKGLAELHSAPDQVIGLLRSEILQPTLSLLDQAEQSVREPGLRLLSEVENWQLDPSPLPQVPAEVRSALTQLSAASGQLHSGLSQVAGRIGDEVSRAQSVVEQGQDAVAKIEYSLAEIDSLLRQASQVVSTVCGGSLTGEASGYVAQLFASLDVMRTVLNLAKGSDLLVPIIQLAAQDETLAQALQDGQQAVSRNAQDLLERLGEVEERLKTSVCSSQVADMMTQADDLLGQIDTEVQRVSGVLNTASSQLDQLGALTTTVRDQIVAPLNTFNQTLARAEDMLDQIDQQVANPPDAADVKALLDDYITGSALFASGLGVVHPMVNTVIADPRDPAQVDILDFLAAQITQRVESEFDQVERTIRTQLAGVLPGASYSPDELRRMLVMALMDAPPVRNLRAEADKQMAELRYKLNSLVLDVTDQVNMAVKGAVAKVEGEINELLADATAPLKAIPLQSASMDGFAVIAGDELERAHLGAQWTMGADAEGQDPKTFGAALDAVSWSANNKTGGCSIPQGQSRLDVTLSAFNLPARFGSSDITMKKIYMGFTLDQSGNSGIVPKGVFGGLQTQGEIAFTEFKIFDPAFAAGVGDRETYVGAAAGAVFSAIAVEAAFLAGRTCNQDILLELDPNVAQFIPIPDSGFFGAYVRGSASIPVWTNGCPLTIGVAADAGAWLLAGPPLTVGGLVGGGAYGKVGCVGAIRGQIRALGTVNTDGDFVFAGEGFGAAGLGLCEPAGWTSVERSRADSFCGTADARIAASFDGSWKLLDMSISALH, from the coding sequence ATGAATGCGCGGCAACTCAATCAGCAGGGTGGCGGCGTGCGCCAGTTGCCGGTGAGCGTTAACAATCAAGGTGGCTATCAAATGCAGGCCCCCGTTGGGGCGCTGATTGAACTGGAAGCAACGGGGCAGTTCGTTGATGAGTTGAGCGGAGAGACCATCACACTGGAGACACCGCTTTACACCTTGTTCCGCGTAGCCGGCCCGCAGACCGAGAACATCAACATCCTGACCCACATCATGCGTGGTATGGCGTTGAAGCCGCCGCCGGGGTTTTCCGGCGGTGCCGGGGCGCTATCCCAACGTTTACCGTTGGTGGAGAACAAGCTGCGCAACGGTTTGGGGTTTGCGGCCGGTGTGGATCTGAACACCCTGGATTTTTCCAAAATCAAGGACGATGCAGACCTGAGCGATCCGCATCTGTCGTTGCTGTTGCTGTCAGCCGCACTCATGAACGAGCAGCGCTTGTCGGGGCGCATGCCGGTTGCCTGGGAAGTCATCAATAAGCAGCTTGGCCAGGGCAAGATCGACATTGTCGATCTGTTTGATCTGTTCAATGGATGGGACGCTCGGGAGCTCGAGCGTCTGATTCGCTTGGCGGGACAGATTGTGCTGCCGAATTTGCAGATCCCGGACGACATGGTGTGGGTCTGCAACCTGATTTGCAGTTGGCAGCCCCAACCGGGGATCAGTATCGCCGGGACCAGTGCGTTCGAATCCTACGGTGAGCTTGTCATGGTGGTGCGCCGGTCCGGTGATTTTAGCGACGAGCGTCAGATCAATCTGCACGCCACCTCGGGTAGCGCGCTGGACGGCATCGACTTTGTCGGTGGTTCGCGCGTGGTCACGTTACCGGCCAATGTGCGTGATGTACGGGTCTTCATTCCCCTGTTGATTGATGATGTCAGCGAAGGGGGCGAGCAATTTCAGGTGCAGATTGATGGCGATGAGAGCATCAATAATGCCTCTGCCAGTGCCGGTATCACGGATCAAGAGCCGCCCGGTTTGCGCCGTGATGACAGCACCAGTGTGGACCTGGCGCGGGCCTGTTTTGTCTCCGCCGGGGCCGCCGCGGAGCTGCGCGATGAACCATGCCAAAACCCGGTCAATGCGCTGGAGGGGCTGGTGGGCGATGACGCCGAGTTGGCATTGCGACTCGCCATCGTGCTGCAAACCAGCTGCAACAGTGGGGGCAATCGTTGCGCCGCGCGCATGCGTGATTGGCCGGTGGAACTGACCTTATACGTGGTCGATGCTCAGCAGAGCGTCCAGGCACAGGCGGCAATGGGTACCTACGCCTATTTTGGCGCTGACGTGCTGCATCTTGATGATCCGCTGAGCGATGCACCTCAGATTCTGGTCAGCCTGGCGGGTCAAGCCTTGCAGGATCTGCTCGATGTGGCGCGGGCAAGTCCCGGCTATCGCTTGCGCCTGCAGGTGGACGGCGCCTTTGTGGATGCGCCCATCGTGGCCGAATTGCCCTTGCTGATACCTCTGGAAGACGAGGTTCAGTTCGGTGATCTTCGCTTGCCCTTGCTGCCAGGCAACATTGTTCTTGACGATGCGCCTGGCGCTCTGTGCCCCAGCGGTGATGTGTTGCTCGATGGTCGCTATTTGACCTATCAGCCGGGCTTTGACGATGCCACCTTGCGTGCCCTGGGCAGCGACCCGCAAGCGGCGGACGCACCCTATGTGCTGGACGGCCAGATTTGTGTTTCGCTGACGCCCAACGCGGGCCGCTCGGCCATCACCGCGACCGATGCGGATATCGACCTGGCTGAATCGCTGTGGCCGCTGCCGGATGGCCATGGCACGGAGTTGCCGCAGCTGCCAGGGGTGTTGTTGCCGATGTTGTATGTCGGTAATACGGCGACCCCGCTGACGCTGATGACGGAATGGCTGCCGTTCGGTATGCGGATCGACGGTGGTCGTTTAACTGAAAATGGCGCCCAGCTCAGTGTCAATGGTCTGCGTTTCCTGCAGCACCGCGCGATGTCGAGTCAAGATCCGCGCCATGACTTGAGCCTTTTGGCGAGCAATGATGTGCTGTACCGAAGCAGTGTCAGCAGCAGTCTCAAGCTCACGCCTCAAGGCCTGGACGGCACCCTGAGCTTTGCTGGCGGAAACGGGCGGATCAGCGTGCCTGCGGGCCAGATCAGCTGGGATGCGTTTAGTGTGTATCTGCGCGAGACGCGCTTTTACGAGTGGGAAAGTCCGGTTGTGACCTACCGCTTCGATCAAAGTGCCGATTGCCGTGACGCGGGTTGTTTGGCCGGCACGGCTTTGCCCTACGAGGTTCGCGGCCAGCTGATCCGCGATGACAAGGGATTCGCGGTCGGTGATGTGCTGGTCCAGGCGACGCAGCAACCTGCCTTCGGGCGCAAGGGCGAGGGGCGTTTTGCGTTTGCCCGGCCCGATGACCTGATGACCGGCGATCGCGCGACCTTAGCGCTGGCGGGTTATCGCTTTGATGCACAGTCTGATGTTGTCAGCGCGCTCAATGCGCATTTGAATTTCGGCGGTAACGGCCTTGAGATTCATCCGGTTGGGAGCGAGGCCTATCGCCTGGGTAACTATGCCCCTATCGGCTTAAGCGTGGGGCCGCAGATTTACTCGGACGCAACCGGCGTCCCGCAACTTGGCGGCGGTCGCAGTCTGGCCGGTAAAGCCTTGCGTGTGGATTCCGGCGGCGATATCAGCAATTTGAGCGCCAGCGTAGCGACCAAGTATGTGCTGCGTCCGGGCGGGTTTACCGGTGTTTTCAACGCCAATCTGGGCGGTGCGGGGCAAACACTGCGTTTGTCCGGATACGACATGGCAATGTCGCGCTTCGCCATCCGCGCGGTCGACAATCAGATCGACGAAACCACCTGGCTGGACGGTGGTTTTGATCTGGCCGGTGACGCGCAGATTTCAGACATCCTGTTTGCCGGGTTGCAGATTGATTGTGCGGCCAATCTTGGCCAGGGGCGCCTGGTCTTTGAGCTGTGCGATCAGAGCGACGACAACGGCAACGGCGTGGTGGACGAAAACTGCCCGACAGCCCTGGGCAGCTGGCAGATGCCCAGCGTGATCGGCAGCCTGAAATTCACCGATGCCAGTGGCGATGTCGCCGCGCAATGTGGCGATGATCCCTTGTTCGCCACGCTCAGCCAGAGTGTCCATGCGCTGGCGTTGGATCGTCCGATTGCCATGCAGATCGGCTGGTCACCTGATGGCTATGTGCGCTTCCAGCAAAGCCGTGGCCTGGGTGAGTTCGCCCTGGATGCCACACAAGACAAAGCCGGGTTTGCCACCCAGGTGTCCAAAGCGCGTCTGAATTGTGTGGACGGCAACGCCAATGATCGCTTGCTGAGCTGCACCGATTTCGCGGGCGGGCAGGAGGCGGCTTTCGCCTGGATGGACGGCGAGGCGCTGGTCGGTCTGCCGTTCTGGAACGCGGTCGAAGCGGACTACCGCTTATTCAATAGCGTCAATTTCGGTTTATCACTGGACGGCTATGTCGCTGCACCGTCGGCCTTGCTGCCGCGCGGTGAGTTGGACGGTCAGAATCTGGCCCGCAACAACCAGGCGCTGATGGCCGGGCTTGCCGACAACAGCGCGCTGCAATTCGATGTGAGTTACAGCTGGGGCAACACCGGCTTCGGCTTCCGCCTGCCGGCCTATTTCGCGCCGATGGGCCTGGATGGTCGCGAGCTGTCGAGTTTCATCGGTGTGCGCAAGTCGATCGACTTGCTGGTGCTTGAAGCCGGTGCCGGTATCAATTTCATCGAATCGGATCGCACCAAGTTCAGCTTCGGCGCCAGCGCGGATATCCAGGCCCTGCAAGAGCTGCAGATACAGATGGATCTGGGCAATCCGGACTCATTGGCCAAAGTCGACGCGCTGCTGATCAAGTCGCGTGTGGTCAAGGGGCCGGTTCTGGAGCCGCTGTTCAGCGACATTCAAGACAAGCTCAATGTGGTGAACCGCTTCGCCGGTCGCGGCCTGGACACGCTGATCGAAGAAGGTCTGACACGATCTTTGGAAGAAGGCGGTGAAGCCATTGGCGCGCTGTCACCCTATCGAGAAGATCCCCTGGTGACGCTGTCCAAGGGGCTGGCCGAGTTGCACAGCGCGCCGGATCAGGTCATCGGTTTGCTGCGCAGTGAGATTCTGCAGCCGACCTTGTCATTGCTGGATCAGGCCGAGCAAAGCGTACGTGAGCCTGGTTTGCGCTTGCTCAGCGAAGTTGAAAACTGGCAGCTGGATCCGTCGCCGTTGCCGCAGGTGCCGGCCGAGGTTCGCAGCGCCTTGACCCAACTTTCGGCGGCCAGCGGGCAGCTGCACAGCGGCTTGAGTCAGGTCGCCGGGCGCATCGGCGATGAGGTCTCGCGTGCTCAGTCAGTTGTCGAGCAAGGACAGGATGCGGTGGCCAAGATCGAGTACAGCCTGGCCGAAATTGACAGTCTGCTGCGTCAGGCCAGCCAGGTGGTCAGCACGGTTTGCGGCGGCAGCCTCACTGGTGAGGCCAGCGGTTATGTGGCGCAGCTGTTTGCCTCGTTGGATGTGATGCGCACCGTTTTGAATCTGGCCAAAGGCAGTGATCTGCTGGTGCCGATCATCCAGCTGGCCGCGCAGGACGAAACTCTGGCGCAAGCCCTGCAGGATGGGCAGCAGGCGGTCTCGCGCAACGCACAGGATCTGCTCGAGCGCCTGGGTGAAGTTGAGGAGCGCCTCAAGACTTCGGTGTGCTCCAGCCAGGTTGCGGACATGATGACCCAAGCTGACGACCTGCTGGGGCAGATCGACACCGAGGTCCAGCGTGTCAGCGGGGTGTTGAACACCGCCAGCAGCCAGCTCGATCAGCTCGGCGCTCTGACCACCACAGTGCGTGATCAGATCGTCGCACCGCTCAACACCTTTAATCAGACTCTGGCGCGGGCCGAAGACATGCTCGATCAAATTGATCAGCAAGTCGCCAATCCGCCGGATGCGGCGGATGTTAAAGCCCTGCTGGATGACTACATCACCGGCTCCGCCCTGTTTGCCAGTGGCCTTGGGGTTGTTCACCCGATGGTGAATACCGTGATTGCCGACCCGCGTGATCCCGCTCAGGTCGACATACTCGACTTCCTCGCTGCGCAAATCACCCAGCGTGTTGAAAGCGAGTTCGACCAGGTTGAGCGCACGATCCGCACGCAACTGGCGGGCGTCTTGCCCGGTGCCAGTTACAGCCCGGATGAATTGCGCCGCATGCTGGTGATGGCGCTGATGGACGCCCCGCCGGTGCGCAATCTGCGCGCCGAGGCGGACAAGCAAATGGCCGAACTGCGCTACAAGCTCAACTCGCTGGTGCTGGATGTCACCGACCAGGTGAACATGGCGGTGAAAGGCGCGGTGGCCAAGGTGGAAGGTGAAATCAACGAGCTGCTCGCGGATGCGACCGCCCCGCTCAAAGCGATTCCCTTGCAGTCGGCCAGCATGGACGGTTTTGCGGTGATTGCCGGTGACGAACTGGAGCGTGCGCACCTCGGCGCGCAGTGGACCATGGGCGCCGATGCCGAAGGCCAGGATCCCAAGACCTTTGGTGCGGCACTCGATGCGGTGAGCTGGTCGGCCAATAACAAGACCGGCGGATGCAGCATTCCGCAGGGCCAGAGCCGTCTGGATGTGACTCTTTCTGCGTTCAATCTGCCGGCCCGCTTCGGCAGTTCTGACATCACCATGAAGAAGATCTACATGGGCTTCACGCTGGATCAAAGCGGCAACAGCGGAATCGTGCCCAAAGGCGTGTTCGGCGGGTTGCAAACCCAGGGCGAGATCGCCTTCACCGAGTTCAAGATCTTTGACCCGGCATTCGCTGCCGGTGTGGGGGATCGCGAAACCTATGTGGGTGCGGCAGCCGGCGCGGTGTTCAGCGCCATTGCGGTTGAGGCGGCGTTCCTGGCCGGGCGCACCTGCAATCAGGACATCCTGTTGGAACTGGACCCGAATGTGGCGCAGTTCATTCCGATCCCGGATAGCGGTTTCTTCGGTGCTTACGTTCGAGGATCGGCCAGCATCCCGGTGTGGACCAACGGCTGCCCGTTGACCATTGGTGTGGCGGCGGATGCTGGCGCCTGGTTGCTGGCGGGGCCACCGCTGACGGTTGGCGGCCTGGTCGGCGGCGGCGCCTACGGCAAAGTCGGCTGTGTTGGCGCTATTCGAGGGCAGATTCGCGCCCTGGGAACGGTCAACACCGACGGTGACTTTGTCTTTGCCGGCGAGGGGTTTGGTGCGGCGGGTCTGGGGCTGTGCGAACCGGCGGGCTGGACCTCGGTTGAGCGCAGTCGCGCCGATAGTTTCTGTGGCACCGCTGATGCCCGTATCGCGGCCAGTTTCGACGGCAGCTGGAAGCTGCTCGACATGTCCATCAGCGCCTTGCACTAA